From the genome of Tachysurus vachellii isolate PV-2020 chromosome 2, HZAU_Pvac_v1, whole genome shotgun sequence, one region includes:
- the dnmbp gene encoding dynamin-binding protein isoform X3, whose protein sequence is MNAQIALGHPMVAAPVPWDFSRAPPQRGKSMEELVSDSWERERYIQMHMHFQQQQQLQHLQQAMVFPQDFGPAPGYLENQAYLKQTTGMHQTCWEYEDCDKIPYRDGLPQQRDQFFYHTPEAVFKEPRSPQKFTGNHCFYEPKEDVNFTDHKGNRDHVQSPQTKEYPNHIKRDRYDHWDVDEYYDEQEHKKRRDQTGRDAYYDRDKRDYSDKKRGNYRERNHYEHRDSDYYNHKELDTYDRYNQKDLDNSDHYGHKDSLRRDYYDSRQRQKYAYRDTEYCGHREKEFSDHRGSDQYVRKPKDQYDCRGEGRNYNRESEQDRKKFNRYAYREKDSDDQRDNDEYEQRKRGCSKYREIDFDDRKKVDHYKRRENPDAEYKEKDHYAWQGDAQADLKERDTYDSRKDTRYKLNEKVQYDRGEKGHYEYMEHLHEQRIKDTYRERDRYQLQGYDRYYHRDKGNRYHRSDDSYDNEVKDYFEDREWEDDQYEHKSSGYCKVSTDGYSSDYDRWKHIKEWQKDVYHSQTVRERSVRSYEDPITLTHFDHEDTRNGACIDPGSGRLDVGKQGWKKQKAQYGGSLDRNSFYRRTAPSSLRKSEFVINRKEKQEMAVLSAQPKSHEPAPATTVDPEQRMLEKRSKVIEELLQTERDYIKDLNMCKTEIILPLQEKKVQNVDFDGLFGNIEAVTDLSTRLEKALRDTDSIGKVFLDFKSELEDVYKVYCQNHDDAIALLESYEKDENIQKQVLECLENLRTIYHEWGKANYINLGSFLIKPVQRVMRYPLLLMELLNATPESHHDRKQLADAVSSVKGINVNINEYKRRKDLVVKYRKGDEDRLIDKISKLSMHSIIKKSNRVSSHLKHLTGIAPQIKDEAFDEAEKRFRLQERLIKSFIRDISLYLQHIRESASVKVLSAISFCDIYTERHKNLDPERFQRAHRCISDKQFTEFKERMEALVISPLNQLLSMFAGPHKLIQKRFDKLLDYDNCKERAERLKDKRVQEELQTARNNYEALNAQLLDELPKFHQAAEELFTNCMRGFAQAQRDFMFLTQGELSPLMQLSGIGGTEGNLVSLFQEEHSRVLQLLQSFSFFPENLPTLRKTYEKKTLEKQNSKKPLLNPPNSIMQTDEHRTGLLALYGPEKLYQAERNFNAAQDLDVSIQEGDIVGVIKQQDPMGSQNRWLIDNGVTKGFVYSSFLKPYNPRQSHSDVSIESQSSTESGYGGSSPVFSRQNSNSTLTFNHETSSVSFSSGHTPNHASLCLSQDSNPSHMMPQIDASSPSYPQTNQRDTPDSTYRNSPDQKELSETSVHNAANHRDYSEPLYRNPANYRDSSNSGYTTPTNHREHSDSSETDSFCSNKNSRHYASQRHTAYGTQQRQNTECSAQKRKPQYSADKYIEPEHELDGHQIYYALYSFTARCSNELSISANQRVRILEFQDMNGNQEWWLGEAGGQRGYVPSTYIRKSEYT, encoded by the exons ATGAATGCTCAAATAGCACTGGGACACCCTATGGTGGCTGCCCCAGTTCCATGGGATTTCAGCAGAGCTCCTCCTCAGAGAGGAAAAAGCATGGAGGAGTTGGTGAGTGACAGctgggagagagaaaggtacATCCAAATGCATATGCACtttcaacaacagcagcagctacaGCATCTACAACAGGCAATGGTATTCCCACAGGATTTTGGGCCTGCACCGGGCTATTTGGAAAACCAAGCCTACCTCAAACAAACCACTGGTATGCACCAAACCTGCTGGGAATATGAAGACTGTGACAAGATCCCATACAGAGATGGTCTTCCACAACAGAGGGACCAGTTCTTCTATCACACACCTGAGGCTGTGTTTAAGGAGCCCAGGAGTCCACAGAAGTTTACTGGAAACCACTGCTTTTATGAGCCTAAAGAAGATGTGAACTTTACTGACCACAAAGGGAATAGGGATCATGTCCAGAGCCCGCAAACAAAGGAATATCCTAACCATATAAAACGGGACAGATATGACCATTGGGATGTGGATGAGTATTATGATGAGCAGGAGCACAAAAAAAGACGCGATCAAACAGGACGGGATGCTTACTATGACAGAGACAAAAGGGATTATTCTGACAAAAAGAGAGGCAATTACAGAGAAAGGAACCATTATGAGCATAGAGACAGTGATTACTATAATCATAAGGAGCTGGATACATATGACCGATATAACCAAAAAGATTTGGATAATTCTGACCATTATGGACACAAGGACAGTTTGCGAAGGGATTACTACGACTCTAGACAGAGACAAAAATATGCATATAGGGATACAGAATACTGTGGACATCGAGAAAAAGAGTTCAGCGATCACAGAGGTTCAGATCAGTATGTCCGTAAACCAAAGGACCAGTATGACTGTAGGGGAGAGGGCCGTAATTACaatagagagagtgagcaagacCGCAAGAAATTCAATCGCTATGCATACAGGGAGAAAGACAGCGATGATCAGAGAGACAATGATGAGTATGAGCAAAGAAAAAGGGGTTGCTCAAAATATAGGGAAATTGATTTTGATGATCGGAAAAAAGTAGACCACTATAAACGCAGAGAGAATCCAGATGcagaatataaagaaaaagaccACTATGCTTGGCAGGGTGATGCCCAAGCTGACCTTAAAGAAAGGGATACATATGATTCTAGGAAAGATACCAGGTACAAACTCAATGAGAAGGTCCAATATGATCGTGGAGAAAAGGGTCACTATGAATACATGGAACATCTTCATGAGCAAAGAATAAAAGACACTTATAGGGAAAGGGACCGCTACCAACTCCAAGGTTATGATCGCTATTATCACAGAGACAAGGGTAACAGATACCATAGATCTGATGACTCCTATGATAATGAGGTAAAAGACTATTTTGAGGACAGGGAATGGGAGGATGATCAGTATGAGCATAAAAGCAGTGGTTACTGCAAAGTTTCCACAGATGGATACAGCAGTGATTATGACCGTTGGAAACACATAAAGGAATGGCAAAAGGATGTTTACCATTCACAGACAGTTAGAGAGAGGAGTGTAAGGAGCTACGAAGATCCTATCACTCTGACCCATTTTGATCACGAAGACACCAGGAATGGGGCATGCATTGACCCAGGCTCAGGGAGACTGGATGTGGGAAAACAAGGCTGGAAAAAGCAGAAGGCACAATATGGAGGTTCATTGGACAGGAACAGTTTCTACAGAAGAACGGCTCCTAGTTCGCTAAGGAAGTCTGAGTTTGTCATCAACAGGAAAGAGAAGCAAG AGATGGCTGTGCTGTCGGCCCAGCCTAAATCGCACGAACCTGCTCCAGCCACCACAGTGGATCCTGAGCAAAGAATGTTAGagaaaaggtcaaaggtcatagAAGAGCTTCTGCAAACTGAGAGAGATTACATCAAAGACTTGAACATGTGTAAAACAGAAATTATCCTACCCCTGCAGGAAAAAAAG GTCCAGAATGTAGACTTTGATGGGCTCTTTGGCAACATCGAGGCTGTAACTGATCTCTCCACACGTCTTGAAAAAGCTCTTCGTGACACAGACTCAATAG GAAAAGTGTTCTTGGACTTCAAATCAGAGCTGGAAGACGTGTACAAGGTCTACTGTCAGAATCATGATGATGCCATTGCTTTGCTGGAGTCCTATGAGAAAGATGAAAACATTCAGAAACAGGTGCTGGAATGCCTGGAGAACCTCAG AACCATATACCATGAGTG gGGAAAGGCCAACTACATAAATCTGGGTTCGTTCTTAATAAAGCCTGTACAGAGGGTGATGCGTTATCCACTACTGCTCATGGAGCTTTTAAATGCCACACCAGAGTCACACCATGACAGGAAGCAGCTTGCAGATGCAGTGTCATCTGTCAAAGGAATCAACGTCAACATCAATGAGTACAAAAGAAGAAAGGACTTgg TGGTGAAGTACCGCAAAGGGGATGAGGACAGACTCATCGACAAGATCTCAAAACTAAGCATGCACTCCATCATCAAGAAGTCAAACAGAGTGAGCAGTCACCTAAAGCACTTGACTGGAATTGCACCACAG ATTAAAGATGAAGCTTTTGATGAGGCAGAGAAGCGATTTAGACTCCAGGAAAGATTAATCAAGTCCTTTATCAGGGATATCTCTCTTTATCTGCAACACATAAGG GAGTCAGCCTCCGTGAAAGTGTTGTCAGCCATCAGTTTCTGTGATATCTACACAGAGCGACATAAGAATCTGGATCCTGAGCGCTTCCAACGAGCCCATCGGTGTATCAGCGACAAGCAGTTCACTGAATTT aaaGAGAGGATGGAGGCTCTGGTCATCTCTCCCCTCAACCAGCTGCTTTCCATGTTTGCTGGTCCACACAAGCTGATCCAGAAACGCTTTGACAAGCTGCTTGACTACGATAACTGTAAGGAGCGAGCAGAGAGACTGAAAGATAAACGTGTGCAGGAAGAGTTGCAAACAGCAAGAAACAACTACGAAGCCCTGAATGCCCAGCTGCTGGATGAGCTTCCCAAATTTCATCAGGCTGCTGAGGAGCTCTTCACCAACTGTATGCGGGGCTTTGCCCAGGCACAGAGAGACTTCATGTTTCTCACACAGGGAGAGCTCTCTCCACTCATGCAG CTGTCGGGTATAGGAGGCACAGAGGGGAACCTGGTGTCGCTGTTTCAGGAAGAGCACAGCAGAGTGCTCCAGCTTTTACAGAGCTTCAGTTTCTTCCCAGAGAACCTGCCCACGCTACGCAAAACCTACGAAAAGAAAACCCTGGAGAAACAGAATTCCAAGAAGCCACTTCTAAACCCT CCAAATTCCATAATGCAGACAGACGAGCATCGGACAGGACTCCTTGCTCTCTACGGCCCAGAGAAACTCTACCAGGCTGAAAGGAATTTTAATGCTGCCCAGGACCTGGATGTGTCCATACAGGAGGGTGATATTGTGGGAGTCATCAAACAGCAAGACCCCATGGGAAGTCAGAATCGCTGGCTTATAGATAATGGTG TCACAAAGGGCTTTGTTTACAGCTCCTTCTTAAAGCCCTATAACCCACGACAAAGCCATTCAGATGTTTCTATTGAGAGTCAGTCTTCCACTGAGTCAGGATATGGTGGCTCCTCTCCTGTGTTCTCACGACAGAACAGCAACAGCACACTGACATTCAACCATGAGACATCTTCTGTCAGCTTCTCGTCAGGTCACACTCCAAACCATGCATCACTATGTCTGTCTCAGGACTCTAACCCCTCACACATGATGCCCCAAATCGATGCTTCATCACCAAGCTACCCTCAGACTAATCAGAGAGATACCCCTGATTCTACCTACAGGAATTCCCCCGATCAGAAAGAACTGTCTGAGACTTCTGTTCATAATGCTGCCAATCACAGAGACTATTCAGAGCCTTTATACCGAAATCCTGCGAATTACAGAGATTCTTCTAACTCCGGTTACACTACACCAACGAATCACAGAGAACACTCAGACTCTTCAGAGACAGACTCTTTTTGCTCCAATAAGAACTCTAGACACTATGCATCTCAGAGGCACACAGCTTATGGCACTCAGCAGAGACAGAACACTGAGTGTTCAGCACAAAAAAGGAAGCCTCAGTACTCTGCTGATAAATACATAGAGCCTGAACATGAGCTGGATGGCCATCAG ATATATTATGCTCTTTATTCATTCACTGCACGCTGCTCAAATGAGCTGAGcatttcagccaatcagagagtTAGAATCCTAGAGTTCCAGGACATGAATGGCAACCAGGAGTGGTGGCTGGGTGAGGCCGGAGGACAGCGAGGCTATGTACCTTCCACCTACATCCGCAAGTCAGAATACACCTGA